AAGTAGAAATCCTCAAAAAAGAACTTTCTAAAGCGAGAGAGAAAGAGTATGTTTTCACCTTTGGTCTTGAACGCTTCTCAAAAAACCCAGATGATATTCACTTCTACACTGGTTTTCCAGATTATGAAACACTTATAGCATTTTGGAATTACATAGAACCAAGCGCATCCCATCTAACTTATTATAGCAGTGTGAGAGATGCCACTCAAGTGAATACCAATGATGTTTTTCCATTCTTAAATACCCCTGAAAAAAATTCCCTGGCAGGAATGTAGGTGCACAGCGAAGTCTTCAGCCTATAGATGAATTTTGGCTGTTCTTAACTCGGCTTAGACTAGGTCTTTTTGAGCGTGATTTGGCTTTCAGGTTTAATATATCTATATCCACAGTTTCTGACATTATGATTACCTACAGTAATTATCTGTTTGTGATGCTGGGAAGCCTCCCAGTGTGGGCGTCTAAAGATGTCATAAAGCAACATCTCCCTACAGCCTTtcaaggaagatttgaaagtgTACGCTGTATCATTGACTGCACTGAGATTAAGTGCGAGAAACCTGAAGATCTCCAAAAGCAGAGTGAGTTTTATTCAGAGTACAAATCGCATAACACATTCAAAGGACTGATTGGAATTTCACCTAATGTTTGGGTTACCTTTGTTAGTAGCCTTTATGGAGGCAGCATTTCAGATAGACAAATTGTGGAAAAAAGTCATTTTGTTGACTTGCTGGAACAGGGTGATCTTATTATGGCTGACCGTGGATTTGACATACAAGATTTGATGGCAGAAAAGCAAGCCAAGTTGTTTTTACCACCCAAAAGGCAGTCAACTGCAGATCAGTTTTCTAAAGAAGACTGCTTTGAAACAATGAGAATAGCAAATGTAAGAATCCACGTAGAAAGGGCCATCAGACGTGTAAAAGGGTGGCATATGTTTGACCAAGTACTCCCCCTAAGTATGGCTGGGGTTGTGAATCAAGTCTGGACAGTGTGTTGTTTACTTACTAACTGGCAAGCACCTGCTCTAACCCTTTGTGCAAAATAAAGGTCTGTGTCAGATAATGACCTCAAAGTTAAGAAAGAAATTAGGTGACAACTATTTTTAATAGTGGTGTATTTTGAGAGTTACACTAAACTTGATTACTGCAAAATACATATGTAAATTTGATATTGTGCTCTCTCTTAAGTTAAATTTGAatgaatacttttttaaaatttctacTTTTGAGTTGTCAAGTCAGGATTGATCCTcttttgtgggggggggggcagggagGGAATGTATGGAAGGTATAATATCACATACAATGAACAGTCTGTAAACATTATTTTGCGACAGGTTGTAACATCATAAATCATAATAAGGGACTCTATGCATGCACAATCAGTTTGAATTATTACATGCAAAAAAGACTTGTGCAAATAATAAGACATGACTTGCTTGATTAGCAGTTAAACTTGAAGTCGTACCGATCTAGGCCAAACTTAAGCCTGGGGTATGCTAATTCTGTTAAAATGTATTGGTCGAAAAAGTTCTCAAGGTGTACTAACTTTTCCTTCCACCATGCCGTATTAAAAGGTACTCTTTGCTGAAACAATTCATTGTTACTACCTCGTACTACAAAGTCACACCAAGTTCTCTCTGCAACAAATGCTTGTTGTTGAATTTGGTAGTAATACTGACGGCTCTTGTTAATAATGCCATTTTTGTTGCAAATCCCTTTTCTTACTAAGGCCATCTTcagattttcattttctttcagttttatgCTCTTCACCTCAACCAGCCCCAGGGGGGTCTCACAGCTTTCATCAGTGACAAGTCCATCAGATGATGCCCCTAAAAACCCGTGGCTTTTAGAAATGAAAAAACCACAAGACTGGACTTCCAGTCCTACATGAccatcttttttcattttttctacaTACTGAGAAATTGTAAGGTCCTCATTTTCAATTCCATCTTTCATGGCCTTTGTTTGCACACCCTGAGTGTACCTTAAAacatcattaataatttttgtagGGGAAGTATTAGTTCTATGTGGACAGGCCACTCTGTGGCATTTGGATGCTGTTATTCTTCCTAATCTATGATTAAACCACTTCTGGTTGTTAGATTGTCCTCTAGTCTCAGCttcaattttttgtaatttcctTGTCTTCAAGGAATAGATTTTTCTTGATTACTGAACATCTGTCATGTATTTGATCCAAGCTGAAGGGTTGATCTATCAAATGATTTGTGTTCAAGTTTAGGTCAATTAGAGTATCTGTATTGTTGAATTGACTTGAGACAAGATTGTATTTGTGACACATGGTTTTGGTTGCAGAACAGAAGTACTCTCACCAAGGCTGAGGGGCTGATCTTGAAACTGATTTGTGGTCATGTCAACTACAATGTCTGTATCGTTGGCTGTGTTTGTTAAATGCACTTGAGGCACTGTTGTGTTTGTTACACATGGAATTGGTTGGAGAGCAGAAGTATATGTACTATTGTATGTAGATCTTGAAGAAGCAGATGTAATATTAAAATCTTTCATTTGCATTTGTAGGACAGATCCTTTAGCAACAGTTCCAATTAGAGAATTCACAAGTATCATATCAGAAGCATTAGGAGTCATCTTTCCAAAGGGAACACTTTGGTTAACTCTGACAATGTtctctttgaatttttcaacagCCTCGGGGTTTAACTTTCTCAATTTCAAAGGACGGGGATCAtaaaaagtaaacaacacgCCCCTCCTCTTTTGACCTGGTGTGTCTGCATTATGTCTTGGCTTTATAAGCTTTGAGGCCATGACTGGCTCATGTTCAACTGTTCGTCTACCTGGAATTCCCCATTTTCTTGGCTTAGAAGTGCAGGGAATGTCATTATCACATTGATTTTC
The Acropora muricata isolate sample 2 chromosome 3, ASM3666990v1, whole genome shotgun sequence genome window above contains:
- the LOC136912325 gene encoding uncharacterized protein, translated to MITYSNYLFVMLGSLPVWASKDVIKQHLPTAFQGRFESVRCIIDCTEIKCEKPEDLQKQSEFYSEYKSHNTFKGLIGISPNVWVTFVSSLYGGSISDRQIVEKSHFVDLLEQGDLIMADRGFDIQDLMAEKQAKLFLPPKRQSTADQFSKEDCFETMRIANVRIHVERAIRRVKGWHMFDQVLPLSMAGVVNQVWTVCCLLTNWQAPALTLCAK